DNA sequence from the Actinacidiphila yeochonensis CN732 genome:
CTCCACCCCGACGCACTCCCCGTCCCCACCGGTGACCTGCCGGCTGCCGGGAGCGGAATGCCCGGTGCGTTGGAGGATGGCTGGCCTGGCTTCTTCCACCGCGCCCACCGGCTCCTCCCCGACAACGGGCTGCTTCTGCTGGCCACCCGTCAGCGTCGGGAGTGCGGACGCCTGACCGACCCGCTCGGCACACTGATCGCGTCAGCCCGCACCGCCGGGTTTCGCTACCTGCAGCACATCGTGGTCGTCTATGGCCGGCCGGTCATCAACCGCCTGGTTCCTGCTCTTCCCGCAGACGGAGCCCGCGGCGTCGCGCACTGCGACCTCATCGCCCTGTCCGCGATTCGCCACGCGTAGAGCCGAGGCCGAAGGAGAATCGCTGTGCCCTGCCCTCTCTCGGTGTGGAACACCGCCCCTACCTCCGCTCCAGCCCAGCGGAGGGGGCGCTACGTGCCCGGTTCGGCCGCCCACCCTGCCAAGATGCTCCCGCTGATCGCCGCCCACGCCGTCTCCACCTACACCCGGCCCGGAGACTTGGTCCTTGACCCGATGTGCGGCATCGGCACCACCCTCGTCGAGGCCATCCACCTTGGCCGCAACGCCATCGGCGTCGAGTACGAACCCCGGTGGGCCGGCCTCGCCCGCCTCAACGCCGCGTCCGCCTCCCGCGAAGGCGGCGCCGGCACCGGCGTCGTGCACCGGGGTGACGCCCGCCATCTCACCCAGCTCGTTCCTCCCGAGCTCCACGGTGAGGTGGACCTCGTGGTCACCTCACCGCCGTACGGCAACTCCGTTCACGGGCAGGTCCGCTCCAGCCGTGAGACCGGCGAACGCGGTGTGGCCAAGAAGGACTACAGCTACAGCCACGACCCCTCCAACCTCGCCCACGTCTCCACCGACCGGCTCCTGGAAGCCTTCACCGACATCCTCACCCAGTGCCGACACGTCCTGCGCCTGGGCGGCACCGTGGTCATCACCACCCGCCCTTGGCGTGAACGGGGCGAACTCGTCGATCTGCCCTCCGCCGTCCTGGCCGCCGGCCAGGCGGCCGGCCTCACCCCGGCCGAACGGTGCGTCGCCCTCCTCGCCGGCATCCGTGACGGCCGCTTGATCGCCCGCCCGTCGTTCTTCCAGATGAAGAACGTCCGCGATGCCCGCCGCCAGGGCATCCCGCTCGCGGTGGTCCAGCACGAGGACGTCCTGGTCTTCACCCGGCCGGGGAAACGCGCAGCAGGCACTC
Encoded proteins:
- a CDS encoding TRM11 family SAM-dependent methyltransferase, translated to MPCPLSVWNTAPTSAPAQRRGRYVPGSAAHPAKMLPLIAAHAVSTYTRPGDLVLDPMCGIGTTLVEAIHLGRNAIGVEYEPRWAGLARLNAASASREGGAGTGVVHRGDARHLTQLVPPELHGEVDLVVTSPPYGNSVHGQVRSSRETGERGVAKKDYSYSHDPSNLAHVSTDRLLEAFTDILTQCRHVLRLGGTVVITTRPWRERGELVDLPSAVLAAGQAAGLTPAERCVALLAGIRDGRLIARPSFFQMKNVRDARRQGIPLAVVQHEDVLVFTRPGKRAAGTPTACPKSPACTAGTACAREPRAAVRFRGCPRRDRCGGH